Proteins encoded in a region of the Manduca sexta isolate Smith_Timp_Sample1 chromosome 9, JHU_Msex_v1.0, whole genome shotgun sequence genome:
- the LOC115452790 gene encoding phagocyte signaling-impaired protein, with protein MAVRPQHMHDGGIVERRLRPIYDWLDNGNNKKALQEAEKVLKKSPSLQAARALKALALFRLGKAPEAYTILEALADEKPSDDTTLQAMTISYRESQQLHKVCALYEAAVKVEPTSEELYSHLFMSYVRVGDHRCQQRTAMALYKFAPKNPYYFWAVMSIVLQAKNTEDPTKKGILLTLAQRMVDNFITEHKMEAEQEARLYIMILELQEKWEDILKFIKGRLYSQLVPGSSSQACIPYLKKLGYWSRLNTLCKGLLYDNQDRWDFYMPYFDSVFQLMKQNVTEEYCIDDTAEKCHEFICQLVESMSAGRTLRGPYLARLELWKRLSVEGDPTSLMGSGLALCVQYLRVFANKPCAVPDLRPYLAMIPQKEREDKSKDFLTCLGFDENSKPDNIEDVQRHISCISAWRLVASPLPAAEALELANILRRHYIRCLEKGLVTATTTEFCAADGYGILAAHHYFYAAVQQQSSAPIIDALCLLELVLHHSPANFHVKLLLIKLYHVLGSAGGAESAYARLEVKHIQLVSLGWTHCARAAAAGAASRALQLLADTRAFHNHHAKDSVEHLTYAYKYGTFEKVVELGAWGARLEACAWGALCARERALLSLTAGPPAPLHAPPRLPDNPTDNRDLNVMLSWEPPQCQDPDFKARTFDQEVAYLRLKDALLSAIALCIELADNRPIDEKRPQYEELETCVDAFSTAIEKCREKYCEREKIYISAPFPSRIIAFVNSPVPYRELYSTTLRMVGELAMGRAAAAHALCEQQRGLMARAQDAFTDELRACSGDAGWTMRDKLEALSNYFEFTGIITFILGVCNELITPPNTKKSKKKISQSPDEIKTLELLNKLNETVQSTITFIENLLDDWPNYEYSSTIEDVFAKLNLEDKYYNPVENRLKGGREDVLNDLRNILKKKSKYLKSLVQ; from the exons atggCGGTGCGGCCGCAACACATGCACGATGGGGGTATAGTAGAGCGACGGTTGCGTCCTATATACG ACTGGTTGGACAATGGGAATAATAAAAAGGCGTTGCAGGAGGCTGAGAAAGTTTTAAAAAAGAGTCCTTCATTGCAGGCGGCGCGAGCTTTGAAGGCACTCGCACTTTTTAGGTTAGGTAAGGCGCCGGAGGCTTATACTATACTGGAGGCGCTAGCTGACGAGAAGCCGAGTGACGATACAACGTTACAGGCTATGACCATATCGTACAGAGAGTCTCAACAGC TGCATAAAGTGTGTGCTCTATATGAGGCTGCGGTTAAAGTGGAGCCAACAAGTGAAGAGCTTTACTCCCATCTCTTCATGTCTTATGTGAGGGTCGGTGACCATCGGTGTCAGCAGAGAACAGCCATGGCGCTGTACAAGTTTGCACCCAAGAACCCATATTATTTCTGGGCAGTCATGAGTATTGTTTTGCAA GCCAAAAATACTGAAGACCCTACTAAAAAAGGAATCCTCTTAACCCTGGCCCAAAGGATGGTAGACAACTTTATAACTGAACACAAAATGGAGGCTGAACAAGAGGCTAggctttatattatgatattggaACTGCAAGAGAAATGGGAAGACATCCTAAAGTTTATTAAAGGCCGCCTCTACTCTCAACTCGTACCTGGCTCCAGTTCTCAAGCTTGCataccatatttaaaaaaactaggtTACTGGAGTAGATTAAACACCCTATGTAAAGGATTGCTCTATGATAATCAAGATAGATGGGATTTCTACATGCCATATTTTGATTCAGTCTTCCAGTTGATGAAACAAAATGTCACAGAAGAATACTGTATCGATGATACAGCAGAGAAATGTCATGAGTTTATATGCCAATTGGTCGAAAGTATGTCGGCTGGTAGGACGTTACGTGGGCCATATTTAGCTAGGCTGGAGTTGTGGAAACGGTTATCGGTTGAGGGAGACCCTACTTCCTTGATGGGCAGCGGGTTGGCACTCTGCGTTCAGTATTTAAGAGTGTTTGCAAACAAGCCATGTGCGGTTCCTGATCTAAGACCATATTTGGCGATGATACCGCAGAAAGAGAGGGAAGATAAAAGTAAAGATTTTCTGACTTGCTTAGGTTTCGATGAAAATAGTAAACCGGACAAT ATAGAAGATGTCCAACGTCACATTTCGTGTATATCCGCGTGGCGGCTCGTAGCGTCGCCCCTACCTGCAGCGGAGGCCTTGGAACTGGCCAATATTCTCAGACGGCACTATATACGGTGTCTAGAGAAGGGCCTGGTTACAGCCACAACCACTGAGTTCTGTGCTGCGGATGGATATGGAATATTGGCGGCACATCATTATTTCTATGCTG CTGTGCAACAACAAAGTTCTGCGCCGATTATAGATGCTTTGTGCCTTTTGGAGTTAGTGCTGCATCATTCGCCGGCTAACTTCCACGTTAAGTTATTACTCATCAAACTGTATCACGTATTAG GTAGCGCGGGCGGCGCAGAAAGTGCGTACGCGCGGCTGGAGGTGAAGCACATCCAGCTGGTTTCGCTGGGCTGGACTCATTGCGCACGCGCGGCCGCCGCCGGCGCAGCATCACGTGCGCTGCAACTCCTCGCAGACACGAGGGCCTTCCATAACCACCACGCCAAGGAT AGCGTGGAGCACCTGACGTACGCGTACAAGTACGGCACGTTCGAGAAGGTGGTGGAGCTGGGCGCGTGGGGCGCGCGGCTGGAGGCGTGCGCGTGGGGCGCGCTGTGTGCGCGCGAGCGGGCGCTGCTGTCGCTCACGGCCGGCCCGCCCGCGCCGCtgcacgcgccgccgcgcctGCCCGACAACCCCAC TGACAATCGGGACCTGAACGTAATGTTGAGTTGGGAGCCTCCTCAGTGTCAGGACCCCGACTTCAAAGCGCGCACCTTCGATCAGGAAGTGGCGTATCTTCGATTGAAGGACGCATTGCTATCGGCCATTGCACTATGTATCGAACTAGCAGATAACCGGCCTATTGACGAGAAGCGACCGCAGTACGAAGAGCTCGAAACGTGTGTCGACGCCTTTAGTACAGCAATAGAGAAATGTAGGGAAAAGTACTGCGAACGGGAAAAGATTTATATATCCGCGCCGTTCCCTTCTAGAATTATTG CATTCGTGAACTCGCCTGTGCCCTACCGGGAACTGTACTCGACGACGCTGCGCATGGTGGGCGAGCTGGCGATGGGGCGGGCGGCGGCCGCGCACGCGCTGTGCGAGCAGCAGCGCGGGCTCATGGCGCGCGCGCAGGACGCCTTCACGGACGAGCTGCGCGCCTGCAGCGGGGACGCGGGCTGGACCATGCGGGACAAACTCGAGGCACTCTCCAATTACTTTGAG TTCACGGGCATAATAACATTCATTCTTGGTGTGTGCAATGAACTAATAACACCACCTAACACAAAGAAATCCAAAAAGAAAATAAGTCAATCTCCAGATGAGATCAAAACTCTGGAACTGCTCAACAAACTCAACGAAACTGTACAAAGTACGATCACCTTCATCGAAAACCTACTCGACGATTGGCCGAATTACGAATATTCCTCGACTATAGAGGATGTATTCGCAAAATTAAACTTAGAAGACAAATACTACAATCCTGTCGAGAACAGACTGAAAGGCGGAAGGGAAGACGTGCTAAACGACCTtaggaatatattaaaaaagaaatccaaGTATTTGAAAAGCTTAGTACAGTGA
- the LOC115452786 gene encoding uncharacterized protein LOC115452786: MNSIWCWFAVLAISWGTANGHGRLIEPPSRASAWRFGFDTPHNYNDHELFCGGFTRQWNKNGGKCGVCGDAWDAPPPRAHEPGGRFYKGVIVRKYPPNSTITIKVELTASHAGFFEFRVCNEPKSTTQDCLDKNVLKLDGRDATKYYPKDGNKVYEMKYQLPEDLECPHCVMQWRYIAGNNWGTCDNGTGGVGCGPQEEFRACADIAIGERFSTTTRRPRPTYVPPNRRPTLPTPEESTGSAWYGVLVAIVTLLVAIMVLAGIYLYYYRGGMKIKNLLKKKVPPPAPVPPPRHKRASLSREHPPELIPPKISTIESGFETVDLRAK; the protein is encoded by the coding sequence AGTATATGGTGCTGGTTCGCGGTACTAGCCATCTCATGGGGAACAGCCAACGGTCACGGAAGGCTCATTGAACCACCGTCACGCGCCTCCGCCTGGCGGTTCGGCTTCGATACCCCACACAACTACAATGATCATGAGCTCTTCTGTGGCGGATTCACACGACAATGGAACAAGAACGGAGGGAAATGTGGCGTTTGCGGCGACGCGTGGGACGCTCCCCCACCGCGAGCGCACGAACCCGGAGGACGATTCTACAAAGGCGTCATAGTTCGAAAATATCCACCAAATTCCACGATTACCATCAAAGTAGAACTCACTGCCAGTCACGCTGGCTTTTTTGAGTTCCGAGTGTGCAACGAGCCGAAGTCAACTACGCAAGATTGCTTGGACAAAAATGTTCTCAAACTGGATGGTAGAGACGCTACTAAATATTACCCCAAAGATGGGAACAAAGTATATGAGATGAAGTATCAGTTGCCAGAGGATCTTGAATGTCCTCACTGTGTGATGCAATGGAGATATATTGCTGGTAACAACTGGGGTACATGCGACAACGGCACTGGGGGAGTTGGATGTGGCCCACAGGAGGAATTCAGGGCATGTGCCGACATTGCTATAGGAGAACGCTTCTCTACCACCACTAGACGACCAAGACCTACGTACGTGCCTCCAAACAGACGGCCAACTCTGCCAACGCCGGAGGAATCCACTGGCAGCGCTTGGTACGGAGTTCTGGTCGCCATTGTCACACTGCTCGTTGCAATTATGGTCCTTGCCGGCATCTACCTATACTACTACAGAGGTGGCATGAAGATTAAGAACTTATTGAAGAAGAAAGTCCCCCCACCAGCACCCGTTCCCCCACCGAGACATAAACGGGCTTCGCTATCAAGAGAGCATCCGCCAGAGCTGATACCTCCCAAAATATCGACTATAGAGTCTGGATTCGAAACTGTCGACCTTAGAGctaaataa